The Zymobacter palmae DNA window CCATAACGCGGTTGGATACGATGATCAGCCTGCTCATGATGCGTCCTCCCGTTCGTTACCACACGCCCGAATACCCTGCGGCGTCATCAGGCGCTTAAGCCACGCTTCCAGCGCATCGGGGTTCGCCAGACGATGCTGGGCCCGAGTATGCCCCTCGCCGACCCGGATACCTTTTCCCCCCAGTGCCTGCGCAGCAGCAAAACCTGCTTCATCGGAAAGATCATCACCAATAAACAGCGGCCGCCGTCCGGCAAAGCAGGGGGCCTGCATCAACGCCCGCAGTGCTTTGCCTTTATCAACCGCTGCCGGCCTGACTTCCACTACGCACTTACCGTGCTGCAAGGCCCAGCGCGTATCGGCCCTGACGAGCGCCTCGACGCGCTTCGTCACTTCTGCTTCATATTGAGGGCAAGCGCGGTAGTGCACCGCTATCGCCACTTCGCCCTTCTGCTCCACAAGGATGCCGGGCAAGGCGGCCACGGCGTTCTGTAACTGTCGTAGGAGCGTACTCGGCAATGGCATAAGTGCAGTATCCATGGGCTGATGGGGGTCTGCACGCATCTGTGCCCCGTGCACGCCAGCAGCGGGCACGCGCAGTGGGAACAACAGTGCGTCGATTTCCGCCAAGGGGCGCCCAGACACGACACCCCATGCACCACCGGCACCCGCCAAGCCGGATAGCACGCTTAGGCGTGAAGGAGGGATGCGAACCTTGTCCGGTCGGGAACATATGTCCGCCAGCGTACCGTCGATATCAAAGAAAAAAGCATAGTGCTGAAGCGTGATGCCTATCGGGACGTCGTCCGTCTCCATACCTTCTCTCCTCTGCACCGGAATCGCTGCATGCTTGGGGCATCCTATACCGCTATTGCATCAGCGGATGCCCAGTTAATATCAGAGACAATATTTCTGTAGTGATGCATCGTTAAATGCATCAGCGTCATCTTATTTGCCTAATAAGACAGGGCGTAGTAATAAACACGAGACAATAAGTTCCATCTTGTTATTTATCTCTAACCGTCCATTTGGACAGGATATAGAAATATTCAATAAGTCAATAAACAACCTCTATCAGCAGTGGTTTCTTTTAGGTTAAGACCATATTCGAAAGCCTGCCAAGTTATACTTTAGTTTTTCTGTATAGATTCATTATTATTGTCATTTTCATACTTCTTGCCCCATTGAATTAAATTTCAATATTTACACATATTGCTTGTCAAGAAAGGGAGTGGTAGGTGTATAACAGCATTTCAAATGCAACGGTTACTTTCCCATACGATACGCCAAGACTTCTTTTTCATCGATTCTTATTTATTTTCATAACCCAGTGTTTTCCATAAGTAATGCCTTAGCCAGTGTGAGGAGAATATATGTCTAACCCTGCCGATAAGTTCAGTCCTTTATTATCATCACCTGTACTTCTGGGCGGTGAAAATCGCTCAGGCACGACGCTGTTGAGTGTGGTGTTGGATTCTCACCCCTCACTGGTCGTGGGGCCGGAAATCGACTTTACCGAGCCGGTCAATCTGGGCCCGCACATCCTTGACGCCTGCGATTTTATGGACGGTCATGAGGAAGATCTAAAAGGAGCCACCAAGGCTTCGATACCGGAACAATGGTTCGATGGCGTGCACTTTGTCGCCCAGTGCGAACGCT harbors:
- the otsB gene encoding trehalose-phosphatase is translated as METDDVPIGITLQHYAFFFDIDGTLADICSRPDKVRIPPSRLSVLSGLAGAGGAWGVVSGRPLAEIDALLFPLRVPAAGVHGAQMRADPHQPMDTALMPLPSTLLRQLQNAVAALPGILVEQKGEVAIAVHYRACPQYEAEVTKRVEALVRADTRWALQHGKCVVEVRPAAVDKGKALRALMQAPCFAGRRPLFIGDDLSDEAGFAAAQALGGKGIRVGEGHTRAQHRLANPDALEAWLKRLMTPQGIRACGNEREDAS